From Oscillospiraceae bacterium CM, a single genomic window includes:
- a CDS encoding winged helix-turn-helix transcriptional regulator has protein sequence MTDLMDTAQLAAEMLSKTGELMRTSWPRKMHAFLQGEMFILHFISHQSGDVLPSELSAAMKTSTARVAMALKSLEGKGLIERRVDKEDRRRVKVSMTQAGRDMITCQHDDIRRRVEQILKVLGEKDTLEYLRIVGRMIEISKTVAANQEGFNS, from the coding sequence GTGACGGATTTGATGGATACCGCGCAGTTGGCAGCTGAAATGCTTTCCAAAACAGGCGAACTGATGCGAACGAGCTGGCCACGAAAGATGCATGCCTTTTTGCAGGGCGAGATGTTTATTTTGCATTTCATCTCGCATCAAAGCGGTGACGTTTTGCCGAGTGAGCTGTCAGCGGCCATGAAAACCAGTACGGCGCGCGTGGCAATGGCGCTGAAGAGTCTCGAGGGAAAAGGTCTTATCGAACGCCGCGTTGACAAGGAGGACAGGCGGCGCGTCAAGGTGTCGATGACGCAGGCCGGGCGGGATATGATCACCTGCCAGCATGACGATATACGCCGTCGCGTCGAGCAGATTCTCAAGGTGCTTGGTGAAAAGGACACATTGGAATACCTGCGCATCGTCGGACGGATGATCGAGATATCAAAAACCGTCGCGGCGAATCAAGAAGGTTTTAACAGTTAG